A single Altererythrobacter sp. BO-6 DNA region contains:
- a CDS encoding acyl-CoA dehydrogenase: MTPYTPPTHDQLLAIRVNAGIEELAQSERFAAAEPDLVEAIVEGVGQFAAGEFAPLNRVGDLEGAKLENGVVRLPDGFQEAYAAYVEQGWNAIASPVEFGGQGLPFTLACNVLENLGSANMAFNLLPMLSVGAIEALEHHGSDAQKAKYLPNLVSGLWSGTMNLTEPQAGSDVGALRSTATPIEDGEHAGKYLIQGQKIYITWGEHELARNIIHLVLARLPDAPEGSRGISLFLVPKYHVNDDGSLGPKNDLRCVSLEHKLGINASPTCVMSYGDNGECVGELVGQPNRGLMAMFTMMNNARINVGNQGVQIGERATQQALAYARDRVQSARAGSPDKNPVAIVEHPDVRRMLLRMKALTEGARALLYYCAGQVDRGTLGDEEAKMRAEVLVPLVKAWGTDIGIEVAGIGVQVHGGMGFIEETGAAQHWRDSKIAPIYEGTNGIQAADLVTRKLGLDAGGAVDRLIADIIAATEGEPALKALAEDCRAIAQWMGSEASLDDRLAGSVPFCTMLAVAVAGWQLKRQAEAVAAGEAPALAQTKPVTARFFLDRIVPEANGLKASALAGAELLYSLPAEALAG; encoded by the coding sequence GTGACGCCTTACACGCCGCCCACCCATGACCAGCTGCTCGCCATCCGCGTGAACGCCGGGATCGAGGAGCTTGCGCAAAGCGAACGTTTCGCCGCGGCGGAGCCCGATCTGGTCGAAGCGATCGTTGAAGGGGTGGGTCAGTTTGCCGCCGGGGAATTCGCGCCGCTCAACCGCGTGGGCGACCTTGAGGGCGCAAAGCTGGAGAACGGGGTGGTGCGCCTGCCCGATGGCTTCCAGGAGGCCTATGCCGCCTATGTCGAGCAGGGCTGGAACGCGATCGCATCGCCGGTCGAATTCGGCGGGCAAGGCCTGCCTTTCACGCTGGCGTGCAATGTGCTGGAAAACCTCGGCAGCGCCAATATGGCCTTCAACCTGCTGCCGATGCTCAGCGTGGGCGCGATCGAAGCGCTCGAGCATCACGGTTCAGACGCACAGAAGGCGAAATACCTGCCCAATCTGGTCAGCGGGCTGTGGTCAGGCACGATGAACCTCACCGAACCGCAGGCGGGATCGGATGTCGGCGCGCTGCGCTCCACCGCCACACCGATCGAGGACGGGGAGCATGCCGGCAAATATCTGATCCAGGGCCAGAAGATCTACATCACCTGGGGCGAGCATGAGCTGGCCCGGAACATCATTCACCTGGTGCTGGCGCGCCTGCCCGATGCGCCCGAGGGATCGCGCGGTATCTCTCTGTTCCTGGTCCCCAAATACCACGTCAACGACGATGGATCGCTGGGGCCGAAGAACGACCTGCGCTGCGTCAGCCTGGAGCACAAGCTGGGCATCAACGCCTCGCCAACCTGCGTCATGAGCTATGGCGACAATGGCGAATGCGTGGGCGAGCTGGTGGGCCAGCCCAATCGCGGGCTGATGGCAATGTTCACGATGATGAACAACGCGCGCATCAATGTCGGCAACCAGGGTGTGCAGATTGGCGAGCGCGCCACGCAACAGGCGCTGGCCTATGCCCGCGACAGGGTGCAGTCGGCCCGCGCCGGATCGCCTGACAAGAATCCCGTTGCAATCGTTGAACACCCCGATGTGCGGCGCATGCTGCTGCGCATGAAGGCACTGACTGAGGGTGCCCGCGCGCTGCTCTATTACTGCGCCGGGCAAGTCGACCGGGGAACGCTGGGTGACGAGGAAGCGAAGATGCGCGCCGAAGTGCTGGTGCCGCTGGTCAAGGCCTGGGGTACCGACATCGGGATCGAAGTGGCCGGGATCGGTGTGCAGGTGCACGGCGGCATGGGCTTTATCGAAGAAACCGGCGCGGCCCAGCACTGGCGCGATTCCAAGATTGCCCCGATCTATGAAGGCACCAACGGGATCCAGGCGGCGGACCTCGTCACCCGCAAGCTGGGCCTGGATGCGGGCGGTGCCGTCGACCGGCTGATCGCCGACATTATCGCCGCCACCGAAGGTGAACCGGCGCTCAAGGCGCTGGCAGAGGATTGCCGGGCCATTGCGCAATGGATGGGCAGCGAGGCGAGCCTCGATGACCGGTTGGCGGGGAGCGTTCCATTCTGCACCATGCTGGCCGTCGCGGTCGCTGGATGGCAGCTCAAGCGACAGGCAGAAGCGGTTGCTGCCGGGGAGGCGCCTGCGCTGGCGCAGACGAAGCCGGTAACGGCGCGCTTCTTCCTTGACCGGATCGTGCCTGAGGCAAATGGCCTCAAGGCGTCGGCCCTGGCCGGGGCAGAGCTGCTCTACAGCCTGCCCGCAGAAGCCTTGGCGGGTTAA
- a CDS encoding head GIN domain-containing protein — protein sequence MIHKLIRQLAPVAAIALSAAVAGCGDMNIDINGEEGVPLAELDMSGEAPSSVVIAGPDSVVLSEGDALAIDVEGDSAVTELLRFSLKDGALGISRKNGNWKDTGTAIVRVTMPAPRSIVVAGSGSVEVPAMASEAEVTIAGSGKANIAKLAASKLEVTIAGSGKVAAAGTAERLELNVVGSGSGEMAGLKVDRAEVTVAGSGDTSFASDGTVEANIVGSGDVRVIGSATCTINAMGSGTLKCEASAAEAAEAE from the coding sequence ATGATACACAAACTGATCAGGCAGCTGGCACCGGTGGCCGCCATCGCCCTGTCCGCCGCGGTGGCGGGCTGCGGCGACATGAATATTGACATCAACGGCGAAGAGGGCGTGCCGCTGGCCGAACTTGACATGTCGGGCGAGGCACCTTCCAGCGTAGTCATCGCCGGGCCGGATTCAGTGGTGCTGAGCGAAGGCGATGCACTGGCGATCGATGTCGAAGGCGACAGCGCGGTTACCGAATTGCTGCGCTTCTCGCTCAAGGACGGCGCGCTGGGCATTTCGCGCAAGAACGGCAATTGGAAGGACACTGGCACGGCCATCGTGCGCGTGACCATGCCGGCCCCGCGCAGCATCGTGGTGGCGGGTTCCGGCTCAGTCGAAGTTCCGGCTATGGCGAGCGAAGCCGAGGTCACCATCGCCGGATCTGGCAAAGCTAATATTGCCAAGCTGGCCGCGAGCAAGCTGGAGGTCACCATCGCCGGATCTGGCAAGGTGGCAGCCGCCGGCACGGCTGAACGGCTTGAGCTGAACGTCGTGGGTTCAGGGTCAGGCGAAATGGCCGGGCTCAAGGTCGATCGGGCTGAAGTGACGGTGGCCGGATCGGGCGATACCAGCTTCGCATCGGATGGCACCGTAGAGGCGAATATCGTCGGCTCCGGCGATGTGCGAGTAATCGGCAGCGCCACCTGTACGATCAACGCGATGGGATCGGGCACGCTGAAGTGCGAAGCTTCCGCAGCGGAAGCTGCTGAAGCAGAGTAA
- a CDS encoding CarD family transcriptional regulator, giving the protein MASKAPAFTVGDYVVYPKHGVGRVIELQNEEIAGMQLELYVLRFEKERMTLRVPTNKVEAIGMRKLSSDKTLKEAMDTLKGKPKVKRTMWSRRAQEYEAKINSGEIVLIAEVTRDLFRPEDQPEQSYSERQIFEAASSRLARELAAMEETDEATALEKILEVLRTHAPQYYENTEDA; this is encoded by the coding sequence ATGGCAAGCAAGGCTCCTGCCTTCACCGTTGGCGACTATGTGGTTTACCCCAAGCATGGCGTAGGTCGCGTGATCGAACTGCAGAACGAAGAGATCGCGGGCATGCAGCTCGAGCTTTATGTGCTGCGCTTCGAGAAGGAGCGGATGACCCTGCGCGTGCCCACCAACAAGGTTGAGGCGATCGGCATGCGCAAGCTTTCCAGCGACAAGACGCTGAAGGAAGCGATGGACACGCTCAAGGGCAAGCCCAAGGTGAAGCGCACCATGTGGTCGCGCCGCGCCCAGGAATATGAAGCCAAGATCAACTCGGGTGAAATCGTGCTGATCGCCGAAGTGACGCGCGACCTGTTCCGCCCCGAGGACCAGCCCGAGCAGAGCTATTCCGAGCGGCAGATCTTCGAAGCTGCGTCCAGCCGCCTGGCGCGCGAACTGGCTGCGATGGAAGAAACCGATGAGGCGACCGCACTCGAGAAGATCCTCGAAGTGCTGCGCACCCATGCACCGCAATATTACGAGAACACGGAAGACGCCTGA
- the fdxA gene encoding ferredoxin FdxA has protein sequence MTYVVTDACIRCKYTDCVEVCPVDCFYEGETMLVINPSECIDCGVCEPECPAEAILPDTEDGLEKWLELNAKYSAEWPNITSQKEPPEDADEHKGEEGKFEKYFTPEPGEGD, from the coding sequence ATGACTTATGTCGTCACCGACGCCTGCATCCGGTGCAAATATACCGATTGCGTCGAAGTTTGCCCGGTCGACTGTTTCTACGAAGGCGAGACGATGCTGGTCATCAACCCGTCGGAATGCATCGATTGCGGCGTGTGCGAACCCGAATGCCCGGCCGAGGCGATCCTGCCCGATACTGAAGACGGACTTGAGAAGTGGCTGGAACTCAACGCGAAATATTCGGCTGAATGGCCCAATATCACCAGCCAGAAGGAACCGCCTGAAGACGCCGACGAGCACAAGGGCGAAGAGGGCAAGTTCGAGAAGTACTTCACGCCCGAACCCGGCGAAGGCGACTGA
- a CDS encoding S4 domain-containing protein, whose protein sequence is MKDALRLDRILVNLRFARTRSRARALIEEGHIRINGARTLRVSTEVHVGDVLTLPLGEAVRIIEVLELPDRRGPPGLARSQYRELDRNGEKPLAANPQHDLQGNSAT, encoded by the coding sequence ATGAAAGACGCGCTGAGGCTGGACCGGATCCTGGTCAACCTCCGCTTTGCCCGCACCCGCAGCCGTGCCCGCGCGCTTATCGAAGAAGGCCATATCCGGATTAACGGGGCGCGAACCTTGCGCGTGAGCACCGAGGTTCACGTCGGCGACGTGCTGACTTTGCCGCTGGGCGAAGCGGTGCGAATCATCGAGGTGCTGGAGCTGCCTGATCGGCGCGGACCGCCCGGTTTGGCGCGCTCGCAATATCGCGAGCTTGACCGCAATGGCGAAAAGCCATTAGCAGCGAATCCGCAACACGATCTGCAAGGGAATTCCGCCACATGA
- a CDS encoding helicase-related protein, whose amino-acid sequence MSDGTIKAVLGPTNTGKTHLAIERMCGHSSGMIGFPLRLLAREVYDRVRAIKGDKAVALITGEERIEPPDARYFCCTVEAMERTGGGHAFVALDEAQLAADPERGHIFTDRLLNARGREETMILGSATLEPLVKALVPRAERVERPRFSTLRHAGSCKLSRLPPRSAVVGFSAEQVYAIAEALRRFRGGAAVVMGALSPETRNRQVELFQNGEVDYIVATDAIGMGLNLDLHHVAFASLSKFDGRRQRRLTPAEMAQIAGRAGRHQRDGSFGTVSGIRGSQASPPEFTDEEIYAIEEHRFAPLTHLFWREAEPRFDNLATLIADLEAPPDEPELRQAPEAVDVAVLKRLADEPVAASVTSPGLVRRFWEACSLPDFRSVGAEVHSRFVARLWQDLQQGYLGADYVAARIAELDRSQGDIDTLQGRIAAIRSWAYICQRPDWVLARDEMFARARAVEARLSDALHARLTERFVNRRTSLLMKSLGQDGQALPVELAPDGALTVDGEPIGRLEGFRFAVDPDATVADRKMLLAAGEKALPTILAQRAEWVASQGLGELEIAEGAIAWNGHRIATIELPDDFASARLVLARELGALPEAARKRFEAALQGWLEAQLEPLEPLRKLAAAARDPAAGSEARAVLHTLIDAHGVVSREDAGLQHLPKEMRPYLRKLGVVFGALDIFAHALLKPAPRRLLHALEIDRRPLNAAMLPVIPDTRHLPAGYRRAGSQVIRVDLAEKVLRAAFDARLGAAQPGGKGKPPMRFLIDPALAISIGLEADNIPRLLGSAGFKRFGTRALPEGAFGPPAPDYWGWRPRRVGEAGQDHKPNKSRHGKHAGKRKGPHKGKPQNARPAQREAPKGSGGAFDALKELLGG is encoded by the coding sequence GTGAGCGACGGCACGATCAAGGCGGTCCTGGGCCCGACCAATACCGGCAAGACCCATCTCGCGATCGAGCGGATGTGCGGCCATTCGAGCGGGATGATCGGCTTTCCGCTGCGTTTGCTGGCGCGCGAAGTCTATGACCGGGTCCGCGCGATCAAGGGTGACAAGGCCGTGGCGCTGATCACCGGCGAAGAGCGGATCGAGCCGCCTGACGCGCGCTATTTCTGCTGCACCGTGGAAGCGATGGAGCGGACCGGAGGCGGACATGCCTTTGTCGCGCTGGACGAAGCGCAGCTAGCAGCCGATCCTGAGCGCGGGCATATCTTCACCGACCGGCTGCTGAATGCGCGTGGGCGCGAGGAGACCATGATCCTGGGTTCAGCGACGCTCGAACCGCTGGTCAAGGCGCTGGTGCCGCGCGCCGAACGGGTCGAGCGGCCGCGCTTCTCGACGCTGAGGCACGCGGGCAGTTGCAAGCTTTCGCGCCTGCCGCCGCGCAGCGCCGTCGTCGGCTTCAGTGCCGAGCAGGTCTATGCGATTGCCGAGGCCTTGCGCCGGTTTCGCGGCGGGGCAGCGGTGGTGATGGGCGCGCTTTCGCCCGAAACGCGCAACAGGCAGGTCGAACTGTTCCAGAATGGCGAGGTCGATTACATCGTCGCCACCGATGCGATCGGCATGGGGCTGAACCTCGACCTGCACCACGTCGCCTTCGCCTCGCTCAGCAAGTTCGACGGGCGGCGCCAGCGGCGCCTCACCCCTGCCGAAATGGCGCAAATCGCCGGTCGGGCCGGGCGCCACCAGCGTGACGGCAGTTTCGGCACGGTATCCGGCATTCGCGGCAGCCAGGCGTCGCCGCCCGAATTCACCGACGAAGAGATTTACGCGATCGAGGAACATCGCTTCGCGCCGCTGACCCACCTGTTCTGGCGCGAGGCCGAGCCGCGGTTCGACAATCTCGCCACGCTGATCGCCGATCTCGAGGCTCCGCCTGACGAGCCCGAATTGCGCCAGGCCCCGGAAGCGGTCGACGTGGCGGTGCTGAAGCGGCTGGCGGATGAGCCGGTTGCTGCCAGCGTAACCAGCCCCGGCCTTGTCCGTCGCTTCTGGGAGGCCTGCTCGTTGCCCGATTTCCGCTCGGTCGGGGCCGAGGTGCATTCACGCTTCGTTGCCCGGCTTTGGCAGGACTTGCAGCAGGGCTATCTCGGCGCCGATTATGTCGCGGCGCGCATTGCCGAATTGGACCGGTCGCAAGGCGATATCGACACCCTACAAGGAAGGATAGCCGCGATCCGTTCCTGGGCCTATATCTGTCAGCGGCCCGACTGGGTGCTGGCACGCGACGAGATGTTTGCCCGTGCCCGCGCGGTCGAGGCGCGGCTGTCGGATGCGCTTCACGCGCGGCTGACCGAGAGATTCGTGAACCGGAGGACTTCGCTCTTGATGAAATCGCTGGGGCAGGACGGGCAGGCATTGCCGGTGGAACTGGCGCCCGATGGTGCGCTGACCGTCGATGGCGAGCCAATCGGGCGGCTCGAGGGCTTTCGCTTTGCGGTCGATCCCGATGCGACCGTGGCGGATCGAAAAATGCTCCTCGCGGCGGGCGAGAAGGCGCTGCCGACGATCCTGGCGCAGCGGGCCGAATGGGTCGCGAGCCAGGGGCTGGGCGAGCTTGAGATCGCGGAAGGCGCGATCGCATGGAACGGCCACCGCATCGCCACGATTGAATTGCCCGACGATTTCGCAAGCGCCCGGCTGGTGCTGGCGCGCGAGCTGGGCGCTCTGCCCGAAGCGGCGCGCAAGCGCTTCGAAGCGGCACTGCAGGGCTGGCTCGAGGCGCAGCTCGAACCGCTCGAACCGCTGCGCAAGCTGGCGGCGGCGGCGCGCGATCCCGCAGCCGGTTCGGAAGCCCGCGCGGTGCTGCACACGCTGATCGATGCGCATGGCGTGGTCAGCCGGGAGGATGCGGGGCTGCAGCACCTGCCCAAGGAGATGCGGCCCTATCTGCGCAAACTGGGCGTGGTGTTCGGTGCACTCGACATTTTCGCCCATGCCTTGCTCAAGCCCGCTCCGCGCCGGTTACTGCACGCGCTCGAGATTGACAGGAGGCCGCTCAACGCAGCGATGCTGCCGGTCATTCCCGATACGCGGCATCTGCCCGCCGGATACCGCCGCGCGGGCAGCCAGGTGATCCGCGTGGACCTTGCGGAAAAGGTCCTGCGCGCCGCCTTCGATGCCCGCCTCGGCGCGGCGCAACCGGGCGGCAAGGGCAAGCCGCCGATGCGTTTCCTGATCGACCCGGCGCTGGCTATCTCGATCGGGCTTGAAGCGGACAATATCCCGCGCCTGCTGGGCAGTGCCGGGTTCAAGCGGTTCGGCACGCGCGCGCTGCCCGAAGGAGCATTTGGCCCACCCGCCCCCGACTACTGGGGCTGGCGCCCGCGCCGCGTGGGCGAAGCAGGCCAAGATCACAAGCCGAACAAGTCCCGGCATGGCAAACACGCTGGCAAGCGGAAGGGGCCTCACAAGGGCAAGCCACAGAACGCCAGGCCGGCACAGCGCGAGGCTCCGAAAGGTAGCGGTGGCGCATTCGATGCGCTGAAAGAGCTGCTGGGCGGATGA
- a CDS encoding M23 family metallopeptidase, whose amino-acid sequence MEQLRDLPGDIEPAIEEPFLDFGDAPAPAAAAAGKSHRLVLKRIGNWRARLDETRACYDHWRDRASARLGQIDLAPDLAMDIGSARWFRGLGTMLGLGAVALALWPDFAPLEARPAMAMDQTARDELRSHMITPLALGGDSGRQMGAGPMVRPLASAPERPQIELVATLSRGDTFDRMLQRAGIGASDAERVRELVASEIKLEEIEPGTRIDITLGRRPGPNAPRPLDALSFRARFDLELEVLANNGNLSLRRNVIRVDDTPLRIRGTVGQSLYRSARAAGAPASAVQEFIKALDGQIDMDRSIRATDEFDLIVAYRRAATGERQAGKVLYAGIDRDGKPKTQLMRWGQDGIFYEASGVGEQRGGLIAPVPGGISSGFGMRRHPILGYRRMHSGVDFRASYGTPIVAVTDGRVSGAGRMGGCGNAVRLDHGNGLQTRYCHMSRIAVNGGQSVRRGQVIGYVGSTGLSTGAHLHYEMYRGGRAIDPRTVSFVTRAQLEGRELMNFRAALAELKQIQPGAALEDLEKRPEEVEAPQREIERLDSKREIR is encoded by the coding sequence TTGGAGCAATTGCGCGACCTGCCGGGCGACATCGAGCCTGCGATCGAGGAGCCGTTCCTCGATTTCGGGGACGCTCCGGCGCCTGCTGCCGCCGCGGCTGGAAAATCGCACAGACTGGTGCTCAAACGGATCGGAAACTGGCGCGCGCGGCTCGATGAAACCCGCGCTTGCTATGATCACTGGCGTGACCGCGCTTCGGCGCGGCTCGGGCAGATCGACCTGGCCCCTGACCTGGCGATGGACATCGGCAGTGCGCGCTGGTTCCGCGGGCTCGGCACCATGCTGGGGCTGGGCGCGGTCGCGCTGGCGCTGTGGCCCGACTTCGCCCCGCTCGAAGCGCGCCCCGCGATGGCGATGGACCAGACCGCGCGCGACGAATTGCGCAGCCATATGATCACGCCGCTCGCGCTGGGTGGTGACAGCGGCCGCCAGATGGGCGCCGGGCCGATGGTCAGGCCGCTGGCGTCCGCCCCAGAACGCCCGCAGATCGAACTGGTGGCGACGCTGTCGCGTGGGGACACGTTTGACCGGATGTTGCAGCGCGCCGGGATCGGCGCCAGCGATGCCGAACGGGTGCGCGAACTGGTGGCGAGCGAGATCAAGCTGGAAGAGATCGAACCGGGCACAAGGATTGACATTACGCTCGGCCGCCGCCCCGGCCCCAATGCGCCGCGCCCGCTTGATGCGCTCTCATTCCGCGCGCGGTTCGACCTTGAGCTGGAAGTACTCGCCAACAACGGCAATCTCTCGCTGCGGCGCAATGTAATCCGCGTTGACGACACGCCGTTGCGGATTCGCGGCACAGTGGGCCAGAGCCTTTACCGTTCCGCCCGTGCCGCCGGTGCGCCAGCCAGCGCGGTGCAGGAATTCATCAAGGCGCTCGACGGGCAGATCGACATGGACCGCAGCATCCGCGCGACCGACGAGTTCGACCTGATCGTCGCCTATCGCCGCGCGGCCACCGGCGAACGCCAGGCGGGCAAGGTGCTTTATGCCGGGATCGACCGCGACGGTAAGCCCAAGACGCAGCTGATGCGTTGGGGCCAGGATGGAATTTTCTACGAGGCATCGGGCGTGGGCGAGCAGCGCGGCGGGTTGATCGCCCCGGTGCCGGGCGGGATCAGCTCCGGCTTCGGCATGCGGCGCCACCCGATCTTGGGCTATCGCCGGATGCACTCGGGGGTCGATTTCCGCGCCAGTTACGGCACGCCGATCGTGGCGGTGACCGATGGGCGCGTCAGCGGCGCAGGGCGCATGGGCGGCTGCGGCAATGCCGTACGGCTCGACCATGGCAATGGCTTGCAGACCCGCTATTGCCATATGAGCCGGATCGCAGTGAATGGCGGGCAGTCCGTCCGCCGCGGCCAGGTGATCGGCTATGTCGGGTCGACCGGCCTGTCGACCGGCGCACACCTGCATTACGAGATGTATCGCGGTGGGCGGGCGATCGATCCGCGCACGGTGAGCTTCGTCACCCGCGCCCAGCTGGAAGGGCGCGAATTGATGAATTTCCGCGCCGCCCTGGCTGAACTCAAGCAG